CCTTCGATAAATTGAGCTGCAATGGCACGGTATAAACCTTATTCCTATGCTCAGGGCAAGTTCATTCCCATCCATTTTGCAAATCAGATCCTTCCCGGCACATTTGAATATACGCTGAATTATCTCATTGATCATGAACTTGATCTTTCCATCTTTAATGATCGCTATCACAATGATGATTCCGGTGCCCCGGCCTATGATCCGAAGATTCTGTAATCAACGACAATTATAATTCCCGGCTGGCGACAATTATAATTCCGGCCTTAACCACATAATAATACGCAATAATATTTCATTGCTTTTTCTGTTTCTGTTGCAGTGTCCTCATCTAAAATGTAACTTATTTGTACTCATCCGGAGGATAGGGCAACGCTGAGGAGCGACCCGAGCGCCGAGATGAGTGCCGTAAGGATGAAGACCGGGTATAAGGATTTGCCCGGTCTTTTCTTTCTTCATCCTCATGGCCACAATGCGTTAAACCTCGGGGGTTGGGGGCAGAGCCCCCTATTCTGTGATTATTAATTTTCCTCAAGGCTTTGTTTTGCTTTTTCCAGTCTGTAGCTATCAAGATTAAGTTCCAGTATTACGCTATGATGCACAAGCCGGTCTATCGCTGCAGCCGTAGTCATTGGATCTTTAAATATCTTCTCCCACTGTGAAAATGGTAAATTGCTGGTTAGCATGATACTGTTCCGTTCATAACAATACGCAAGAAGGGTAAAGAGCACTTCCATTTCTTCTCGGCTTTGCTGGACATAGCCGATATCGTCGATCAGTATGGCATCATACTTGGCAAGTTTTTTCAGAAATCTTGGAAGAACAAGCTCCTTTTTGGCCACCAGCAGATTTTGCACCAGCAGACTGCACGGAGAAAAGAAAACACGCCTATCCTTGTTAATCAGTTCCTGGGCAATGGCACAGAGCAGATGGGTTTTTCCACTACCTGGGTTTCCAAAAGCTAGTATGTTTTCACACCTGTCAAGAAAAGAACCTTCCAGCAAACTATTGACAAAGCCGCTCAGTTTGGCCGGAAGCCGATCCATTTCAAACGAAGCTAAGTTTTTTTCCAGGGGCAGTCTGGATTCTCGCAAATATCTGGTAATGCGTTTATGGCGTCTTTCTTCACACTCCCGCACAACCAGTTCCTGAAGGTATGATTCATAGCTTAGTGATTCCTTTCTCGCCAAATCCGCCTCCTCCTGGTAACAGGCTCGGATAGTTGACAGATAAAGCTTTTTAAGAGACGCATCCAGGATAATTCGATTATCGGTTGAACTCATCTGCAACCCTCCTGTAAGAGTTGATCATAGCCTGTGAGGGCAACAGTCTGGACAGAAATATTGGTAATCGGTTCAACCGGTTTACCAGAGACAAGCAGTGTTTTTACCTGGGCAAAATCAATGTTCTTTTCATGGTCAATCAGATGACGAAGGGCATCATCTACAGCTGTCTCATTATCTTGGGCAGCAAGCTGTAAAATAGATAAGTATTCTTTTGCTGCTCCCGTAACGGTACGAAATTTGCGCAGAGAGTCATAGGCAACCCGGAACCTGCTCGTAGGAAAAAGATCACTGCGGTATCTGTAGTTCTCAAATGCACCGGGTTTTCGAACCAGCCAGTCAATTATATGGCGGTACTGGATATAATGTTTGCTACCGCCTCGTATTCTGGGGATATTCTCAATATGTTTCTGACCGTACCAGATCTCCAGATACTCTGCATACAGCCGCACTGTGACTGTTTCTTTGATAAGTCGACTATTCACCGAGTAAACCTTGTGCTTTACTCTGATCGTACTGCTGGGACCAACTCGAACTTCAAAACGAGTACATGTGTCGAGCTTACCCGAAGGCAGTGGACGCAACATCGACTGTTCTTCTTGAAAGCGCTCCTGGCGGTTGCAGTTGAGTTGTGCAAACAGCTTCTGTAGAAATAACTCATATTCCTTGCGTGTAGTAAAATCCCGGT
The DNA window shown above is from Desulfomarina profundi and carries:
- the istB gene encoding IS21-like element helper ATPase IstB — translated: MSSTDNRIILDASLKKLYLSTIRACYQEEADLARKESLSYESYLQELVVRECEERRHKRITRYLRESRLPLEKNLASFEMDRLPAKLSGFVNSLLEGSFLDRCENILAFGNPGSGKTHLLCAIAQELINKDRRVFFSPCSLLVQNLLVAKKELVLPRFLKKLAKYDAILIDDIGYVQQSREEMEVLFTLLAYCYERNSIMLTSNLPFSQWEKIFKDPMTTAAAIDRLVHHSVILELNLDSYRLEKAKQSLEEN